The Cellulomonas flavigena DSM 20109 DNA segment CCCAACTCGTGCGCGATCGTGAAAGCCGCCTTGGCGGGGTAGAATGTTGATTCGCCTAGGATAATGGCGCTACGCCCGCGAACGGAAGCGGTAACGGCGTGCATCCTCTTTTGCGGCAGCGGGAAGACGTGCGTTTGGACCACTGGGATGCCCACCGCCCAACAGAGCGCAACCAAGTGCCGGAGCGTGTAGCCGCCCAGCTCCTCGAGGCGCTCGCGAAACCAAGCCGCGCCGATGTTCTCGGGGACGTCTACCGTCGCTTCGGGCGCTCCTCTCGTCAGGAGTCCCGCGAGCGATACGCCGAACGAGCTCAGAATTCCCTGTTCACGAAGAGAGGTTGTCCCGAGGTTCTTAAATCTCGCGGAGTCGGCCCACGAGAACGTTGGTCCCTGGTCGCCGAAGAGCGACGATGGTGTGATGCCGAGACGCCTCGCCACAGTGAGCTTGAGCTCGGTGACCGCCGAGAGTGAGGTCGAGGCTTCGGTGCCCCACCATTCGGGCCAGGCGGCATCGATCGCGAGGCCCGAATAGCCCGCGGAGCGGAGCTGATGCCGGAGTTGGATCCCCTCGTCCACCAGCGACACCTCCGATTCCTGTGCGTGTAGGCTGTAGCGGCTCCCCGCGGCCAGTAGCATAGACCTCATGCCGCCGATCGACACCTTGCCATCGCAGTTCTGCTGGACGAAGTTCGGCACTGAGGCCGGCGACGAGGTCGACGCGATCCGTGCGCGAAAAGAGAGCGAGCGGCGGAGCGGCGGTGGGCTCTTCTATTGGGGTATTGGAAACAGTGTCGGTCCGTCGCTGCGACTTCTCGTCAGTCAGGTGCGCGAGCCGGAGGTGTTGTTCACGCCGATGCTGTCGCGGCCAGCATATCTCGACGTCAATCCGGCGAGCGTAGCCTCTTGGCGGTTCGGGGTGGGATTGGACGGGGTGCCGCACGCTCTACGAACCGGTGTCGTGACAAGTAAGAGCCCTGTGGTAAATCGCGCGCGGCGGCATTTTGCTCTTGTATGCCACTCGGAGGATCGGCTGGATGTGGACCTCGACTACGAGGGGTTTACATCGAGTTCGGTTGTGAATCTTAGGACAGGTGCTCAGGTGGGATCCTCCCAGGTCACTTCCATAGTTCGTCGGGTACCGGAGCTTGGTGGTGGTAGGCCCTATCGCGTCGCGTTCCGCGCGCGCCTCGTGGCGCCGTATTTCCTGACGCTCACCTCGTCTAGTGAGCCTTTAGGCGAGTGCGAGTCGGCGTTGCCGATGCAGGACGCTCTTTGGGCTTAGGTCGCGTGTGGTGGACAACGGTACGCGGTGCGTGATTGCAGCGTTTGTCGCCGTTCGTACTTGTTCGCCGTGCGTTATTCCGCCTTCTATGGCACGCCAGGTCGACCCGGAGGAAGTGTTGTCCGGTTCTGCGAGAGGTTGGGAGTTCGGCGGTCGGATGGTTCGGGTCGACATCACGCGCGAATGCTCGGCGGCGTCGAATTGGTCGGTCTTGGGTCACTCGCTGCTGAAGGCTGTCGCCGGAACCGATGTGCGGGCGCGGCGGCCACGGAGGAGAGGGTCGTACGGGGCGATCCGGTACGTGTGAGGCAGGTGCACTTGCGGTTGCGTGTCCCCGCGTTCCGCTGACCTCAACCTGCTGCTGAGACGGACCAGCGACAAGCGCGAGCCGACTGCGGAGCGCTGCGCTTCCGAGCAGATCGCGGTGTGCCTGTACCCGTCCCAGGGGTGTGCCGGCGCCCGCGTGAGTCCCCACGTCGCCGCTGGCCGGCGAGTTTCGGGAACCACCCACACAGGGGTGGTTCCGGATGGAACCGCTCAGGTGGTACCGAAACTCCCGGTCAGGGTTCTCTGGCCGGGAGTTTCGTGGCATCGGGGCGGTGAGACGGCCCCGGCCCCTGGAGGTGCATGAGGCCCACGACCACAGCTCATCGGATCGGGGCGGGATCTCCGACTCGTCCCCGATGTGGCGAGCCCGACGTCGTCGCCGGCGAACGCTCTTCCCGCAGCCCGGTGAGCCGGCGCGGGTGTCCGACGTGTCGTCCACGCCGTCTCGGCGGAGCAGGGGCTCGACGGCCACGGGCGCAGGACGTCGTCGACCAGCGCTGTCCGTCGACGTCCCACGTCGTTCACCGTCGGACGTCACCGCGCGGGCCGTGCGCCGCACGCGCCCGGTGTCGGCCCCGGCTCGACGCCCGGTGGTGGCGGTCAGGCACGCGGACCTCCGGCGACGCGACCCGCTACCGTGTGTCCGGTGTGCGACAGAAACGGAGCATACGTGCGGTCCACCACGGCGCAGAAGGTCGGCTCGAGCGCGCCTCCGGAGTGGTGGGAGCGGGTGGTGGGCGCGGCGGCCGGCTGGTTCGCCGACTACCCACGGGCGGCGGTGCGGCTGCGCCGCGCACGAGTGCTGGCGGCGTGGGTGGCGATCCCGCTGATCGGGGCCGTGCTCGTCCTCGTCCCGTCCACACGTGAGTCCCTCCGGGCGTACGCCTGGAGCTTCGTCATGCTCGTCGTGTGGTTCGTCCTCGTCCGGACGAAGACGTTGTCGTGGGGCGGGGTGCTGCGGTGGTTCTCCGCGTGCGTCGCGTGGTCCGCCGCCATCGGGTGGGTCACGCTGCGCGTCGCCGACCAGCTCGGGCTCTCGGCCTCCTCGCACGGGTCCGGCACCGCGCTCGCGGGCTTCCTCGAGGAGTCCGGGAAGCTGGTCCCGCTGCTCGTGCTCGCCGTCCTGGCGCCGGGACGCGTGCGCCGCTTCGGTGCCGGGGACTGGGCGCTGCTCGGGTTCGCGTCGGGGGTCGCCTTCAACGCCTACGAGGACGCCGTGCGGCAGATCGCCGCGCGGCAGACGTGGCTCCTGCTGGTGGACCCGTCCCGCGACTACTCGTGGAACCCGTGGGCGTCCGGGCAGTTCGTGACCCTCGACGGCGTCGCGGTGAGCCCGGGCCACCACATCTGGACCGCTGTCGGCGCCATGGGCATCGGTCTCGGGATCGCACTGTGGCGCACGTGCCGGC contains these protein-coding regions:
- a CDS encoding ImmA/IrrE family metallo-endopeptidase, producing the protein MDEGIQLRHQLRSAGYSGLAIDAAWPEWWGTEASTSLSAVTELKLTVARRLGITPSSLFGDQGPTFSWADSARFKNLGTTSLREQGILSSFGVSLAGLLTRGAPEATVDVPENIGAAWFRERLEELGGYTLRHLVALCWAVGIPVVQTHVFPLPQKRMHAVTASVRGRSAIILGESTFYPAKAAFTIAHELGHVFLGHTTGAPTFIDVADPVSEDLDAEESAANTFALRLLTGRAEFEIRAGEAAYTAPQLADAAMSASAASGIDAGLIVLMLARQVDDWPRAIAALNLLGREPVAQRINQLARTMLRMDAFNADEIAYLENVLTGRSTSA